From the Natrarchaeobaculum aegyptiacum genome, one window contains:
- a CDS encoding Brp/Blh family beta-carotene 15,15'-dioxygenase, with the protein MPPDGSPPPDRSPSHSGRSVLTTPPSDRPRALETAKTAILAFGAAALAIGFALATLVEPLPFAVQVVPLAVSVVFLGLPHGAVDHLVLPRARGERATRRSIARLCVAYIALAAVYALLWLLAPVVAFVGFIALTIFHWGQGDVYALVDLLGADHLETRAQRALALCVRGGIPMLVPLAAFPEQYAFVASAVVGLFDPAAAAALEPAFTPTARRWIIVGVGALVVGSLGWGLLRAGPSRSWLLDAGETVGLVAFFAVVPPVLAVGLYFACWHSIRHVLRTLLVDDVAAAALERHDGLPAATRRFARDAAPMTAGALVVLGGLALTVPQTPATPTDLLGVYLVCLAVLTLPHAAVVSLLDREQGLWARRSDYP; encoded by the coding sequence ATGCCTCCTGATGGGAGCCCGCCGCCGGACCGATCTCCCTCACACAGCGGCCGGTCCGTTCTCACGACACCCCCGAGCGATCGTCCACGGGCGCTCGAGACCGCGAAAACGGCAATCCTCGCCTTCGGCGCGGCCGCTCTGGCGATCGGGTTCGCACTCGCAACACTGGTCGAACCGCTTCCGTTCGCAGTGCAGGTGGTCCCGCTCGCAGTTAGCGTCGTCTTCCTCGGGCTTCCCCACGGCGCAGTCGACCATCTGGTTCTCCCGCGGGCCCGCGGCGAGCGAGCGACGCGACGCTCGATCGCACGTCTCTGTGTGGCCTACATCGCGCTCGCCGCGGTCTACGCCCTCCTGTGGCTGCTCGCACCGGTCGTCGCGTTCGTCGGCTTCATCGCCCTGACGATCTTCCACTGGGGACAGGGCGACGTCTACGCGCTCGTCGACCTCCTCGGCGCCGATCACCTCGAGACGCGGGCTCAACGCGCCCTTGCACTCTGCGTTCGTGGTGGGATTCCGATGCTCGTCCCACTCGCGGCATTTCCAGAGCAGTACGCCTTCGTCGCGAGCGCCGTCGTCGGACTGTTCGATCCGGCCGCCGCGGCCGCGCTCGAGCCCGCGTTCACCCCGACGGCACGTCGATGGATAATCGTCGGCGTCGGCGCGCTCGTCGTGGGGTCGCTCGGGTGGGGACTTCTGCGAGCGGGGCCATCGCGCTCGTGGTTGCTCGACGCCGGCGAGACGGTCGGCCTCGTCGCGTTCTTCGCGGTCGTCCCACCGGTCCTCGCGGTCGGCCTCTACTTCGCCTGCTGGCACTCGATCCGCCACGTCCTCCGGACGCTGCTCGTCGACGACGTCGCTGCCGCCGCGCTCGAGCGTCACGACGGCCTCCCGGCTGCGACGCGTCGGTTCGCCCGCGACGCGGCACCGATGACCGCGGGCGCACTGGTCGTCCTCGGTGGCCTCGCACTGACCGTTCCACAGACTCCGGCGACACCGACTGATCTGCTCGGGGTCTACCTCGTCTGTCTCGCCGTCCTGACGCTGCCCCACGCTGCCGTCGTTTCGCTTCTCGATCGCGAGCAGGGGCTGTGGGCGCGTCGGA
- a CDS encoding lycopene cyclase domain-containing protein, which yields MTVPLSYLEFHALFVLPPIAVLGWLAARRDDAWWGRDPLSAVAIVCLLAVVYTTPWDNLLIAEGVWWYGEGTVVATIWHAPVEEYLFFVLQPILAAFWLFQFPRLEDRSLSIPRGHRLVGVVAGLGVSGVGFLLLWTPSTFYLGAICFWAGPILAIQWGFGLTYLWEIRRTVAIGVIVPTLYLWVADRIAIGLGIWVISETHTTGYALVGLPLEEALFFLVTNVFVVQTVVLYLWLLERRHELPAIVPTPGGRRDETKPSDGSERDAS from the coding sequence ATGACCGTTCCGTTGAGCTACCTCGAGTTCCACGCGCTGTTCGTCCTGCCGCCGATCGCCGTCCTCGGCTGGCTCGCAGCCCGGCGCGACGACGCCTGGTGGGGTCGGGACCCCCTGTCAGCGGTCGCCATCGTCTGCTTGCTCGCGGTCGTCTACACGACGCCATGGGACAACCTGCTCATCGCCGAGGGCGTCTGGTGGTACGGCGAGGGGACCGTCGTCGCGACGATCTGGCACGCACCCGTCGAAGAGTACCTCTTTTTCGTCCTGCAGCCGATTCTCGCCGCCTTCTGGCTCTTTCAGTTCCCCCGGCTCGAAGACCGGTCGCTTTCGATCCCGCGGGGCCACCGACTCGTCGGGGTGGTCGCCGGCCTCGGCGTCTCCGGCGTCGGATTCCTCCTGCTCTGGACGCCGTCGACGTTTTACCTTGGGGCGATCTGCTTCTGGGCCGGGCCGATCCTGGCGATCCAGTGGGGGTTCGGCCTGACGTACCTCTGGGAGATCCGACGCACCGTCGCGATCGGGGTCATCGTCCCGACGCTGTACCTCTGGGTCGCAGACCGGATCGCGATCGGACTCGGTATCTGGGTGATCTCCGAGACGCACACCACGGGCTACGCCCTCGTCGGACTCCCCCTTGAAGAGGCGCTCTTCTTCCTCGTCACGAACGTCTTCGTCGTCCAGACCGTCGTCCTCTACCTGTGGCTGCTCGAGCGTCGCCACGAACTCCCCGCCATCGTTCCGACACCAGGGGGACGCCGTGACGAAACCAAACCGAGCGACGGCTCCGAGCGCGATGCCTCCTGA
- a CDS encoding methyl-accepting chemotaxis protein, producing the protein MNVSRGLLPGPVRKRYTAKLGAIFTLVTIVTLAFGGVAYGDVAAALETGDATAVAGASTSAILGLIVLTVINLGLVAATVGGNTAASLSTLSAKATRMGEGDLEVDLETRREDEIGDLYASFEEMRSSLKSSLEETEEARKAAEQARERAEQSRAEAEAAREDAERERERLETINANLEAEAERFSDVMGRCAQGDLTARMTAESETEAMASIADSFNEMMDGLESLVGRIQGFAVDVSGASRDVRSNAERVRQQSESVEATIAEISDGATVQTEQIQEIAREMDDISATTEEMAASAAEVAETSTEAARASENGLETAETAIAEMNDVEAQTDESVAAMESLHEEIQQIGEVTEIIADIAEQTNLLALNASIEAAHADREGDGFAVVASEVKSLAEETKEATADIAASIERIQTQTETTVEDIRKTSERISRGVDTVEETADSLERIVEAVEEANTGIQEINTSTDRQADSAAEVVSMVDDVAEISETTADEATDVATAAETQSAVATDVFDRVERLADGADTLLEVLDEIRVSGSEVTESPSLTQPGADAVGEVSR; encoded by the coding sequence ATGAACGTCTCGAGAGGGCTGTTACCGGGCCCCGTCCGAAAACGGTACACGGCGAAACTCGGCGCAATATTCACGCTCGTCACCATCGTCACGCTCGCGTTCGGTGGCGTTGCCTACGGCGACGTCGCCGCTGCACTCGAGACCGGCGACGCCACGGCCGTCGCGGGTGCGTCGACGTCGGCGATCCTCGGTCTGATCGTTCTGACAGTGATCAACCTCGGGCTGGTCGCGGCGACGGTCGGGGGGAACACCGCCGCGTCGCTGTCGACCCTGTCGGCGAAGGCCACTCGCATGGGCGAGGGCGACCTCGAGGTCGACCTCGAGACTCGCCGAGAGGACGAAATCGGGGACCTCTACGCCTCGTTCGAGGAGATGCGGTCGTCGCTGAAGTCCTCGCTCGAGGAGACCGAGGAAGCCCGCAAGGCGGCCGAACAGGCCCGCGAGCGTGCCGAGCAGTCACGCGCGGAGGCCGAGGCGGCCCGGGAGGACGCCGAGCGAGAGCGGGAGCGACTCGAGACGATCAACGCCAATCTCGAGGCCGAAGCCGAGCGGTTCAGCGACGTGATGGGCCGCTGTGCGCAGGGCGATCTCACGGCCCGGATGACGGCCGAGAGCGAGACCGAGGCGATGGCGTCGATCGCCGACTCGTTCAACGAGATGATGGACGGCCTCGAGTCGCTCGTCGGACGCATTCAGGGCTTCGCAGTCGACGTTTCGGGGGCCAGTCGCGACGTCCGATCGAACGCAGAGCGGGTCCGTCAGCAAAGCGAGAGCGTCGAGGCGACCATCGCCGAAATCTCGGACGGTGCGACCGTCCAGACCGAGCAGATCCAGGAGATCGCCCGCGAGATGGACGACATCTCGGCGACGACCGAGGAGATGGCCGCGAGCGCGGCCGAAGTCGCCGAGACGTCGACCGAGGCCGCCCGGGCCAGCGAGAACGGGCTCGAGACTGCCGAGACGGCGATCGCCGAGATGAACGACGTCGAAGCACAGACCGACGAATCGGTGGCGGCGATGGAGTCGTTACACGAGGAGATCCAGCAGATCGGCGAGGTGACCGAGATCATCGCGGACATCGCCGAGCAGACGAACTTGCTGGCGCTGAACGCCTCGATCGAAGCGGCCCACGCCGACCGGGAAGGCGACGGCTTCGCCGTCGTCGCAAGCGAGGTCAAGTCGCTGGCCGAGGAGACCAAGGAAGCCACGGCCGACATCGCCGCGTCGATCGAGCGCATCCAGACACAGACGGAGACGACCGTCGAGGACATCCGGAAGACGAGCGAGCGGATCTCCCGCGGCGTCGACACCGTCGAGGAGACCGCAGACTCACTCGAGCGGATCGTCGAGGCGGTCGAGGAGGCGAATACCGGGATACAGGAGATCAACACCTCGACCGATCGGCAGGCCGACTCTGCTGCAGAGGTCGTCAGCATGGTCGACGACGTCGCGGAGATCTCGGAGACCACTGCGGACGAGGCTACGGACGTCGCCACGGCCGCAGAGACCCAGTCTGCGGTCGCAACCGACGTCTTCGATCGGGTCGAGCGCCTCGCGGACGGAGCCGACACCCTGCTCGAGGTACTCGATGAGATCCGCGTCTCGGGTTCGGAGGTGACCGAGTCGCCTTCGCTCACGCAACCCGGCGCCGACGCCGTGGGCGAGGTGAGCCGATGA
- a CDS encoding bacteriorhodopsin translates to MIEPTALFWVGAFGMAAGTVAFVWGGIAASAAYRRYYAVLTSISLIAAVAYALMALEIGWIPVGEDTVFVPRYIDWILTTPLLLYFLALLAGSDRRQVGLVVGINTVVMVLGFAAALLEGAIGYGLFAVAALAYLGLLYLLLGPMTEEAADQGHGVRAVFTSLRNLTVVLWSIYPIVWLLGPPGIGIVSLTVDVMLITYLDLLTKVGFGLIALNASAVLEAELGRTLAGTADGSGAGE, encoded by the coding sequence ATGATCGAGCCCACGGCCCTCTTCTGGGTCGGTGCGTTCGGGATGGCCGCGGGGACCGTGGCGTTCGTCTGGGGAGGCATCGCTGCAAGTGCGGCCTATCGCCGGTACTACGCCGTTCTCACGTCGATTAGCCTCATCGCGGCCGTTGCGTACGCACTGATGGCCCTCGAGATCGGGTGGATTCCGGTCGGTGAGGACACGGTCTTCGTGCCGCGGTACATCGACTGGATCCTGACGACACCCCTGTTGCTCTACTTCCTTGCGTTGCTGGCGGGTAGCGACCGCCGGCAGGTTGGCCTCGTCGTCGGGATCAACACCGTCGTGATGGTCCTCGGGTTCGCCGCGGCGCTGCTCGAGGGGGCGATCGGTTACGGGCTGTTCGCCGTCGCTGCCCTCGCGTACCTCGGCCTCCTCTATCTCCTGCTCGGGCCGATGACCGAGGAGGCGGCCGACCAGGGTCACGGCGTCCGGGCGGTGTTCACCAGTTTGCGGAACCTCACGGTTGTCCTCTGGTCGATCTACCCGATCGTCTGGCTGCTCGGTCCGCCGGGCATCGGCATCGTCAGCCTCACCGTCGACGTGATGCTGATCACCTACCTCGACCTGCTGACCAAGGTCGGGTTCGGACTGATCGCGCTCAACGCGAGTGCAGTCCTCGAGGCCGAACTCGGCCGCACGCTGGCCGGAACCGCGGATGGCAGCGGTGCCGGGGAGTAG
- a CDS encoding MBL fold metallo-hydrolase, with translation MRVTFLGTGSAMPTGERFQTGIAVQEEERLVLVDCGSGVLHRLQQSGIGYENVSTVLLTHHHLDHVADLLPLFKARWLAGEDHLEVVGPQGTKALVDDLLSVFDYMEGRLDLQVREVVADEFSVAGFDVAAYETRHSVPCLAYRFDDRFTFSGDSEAFPGLANFADGSAIFAHDCSFPDDVDVSNHPTPETLGRALADHDIGRVYLTHLYPHTDGRREEMLESIGSHYDGDVRFADDLTTVTID, from the coding sequence ATGCGCGTAACCTTTCTCGGAACTGGCAGTGCGATGCCGACGGGCGAGCGTTTCCAGACGGGAATCGCGGTTCAGGAGGAAGAACGGTTGGTGCTCGTCGACTGCGGTTCGGGCGTCCTCCACCGCCTCCAGCAGTCGGGAATCGGCTACGAGAACGTCTCGACGGTGTTGCTGACACACCACCACTTAGACCACGTCGCGGACCTCCTCCCGCTGTTCAAGGCCCGCTGGCTCGCCGGCGAGGACCATCTCGAGGTCGTCGGTCCACAGGGGACGAAGGCGCTGGTCGACGACCTGCTCTCTGTGTTCGACTACATGGAGGGGCGACTCGACCTGCAGGTCCGTGAGGTCGTCGCCGACGAGTTCTCGGTCGCCGGATTCGACGTCGCCGCCTACGAGACGCGCCACTCCGTGCCGTGTCTGGCCTACCGGTTCGACGACCGGTTCACGTTCAGCGGCGACAGCGAGGCCTTCCCCGGACTGGCAAACTTCGCAGATGGCTCGGCTATCTTCGCTCACGACTGTTCGTTCCCCGACGACGTCGACGTCTCGAACCATCCGACTCCCGAGACGCTCGGACGAGCACTCGCCGACCACGATATCGGTCGCGTCTACCTCACCCACCTGTACCCACACACCGACGGCCGCCGCGAGGAGATGCTCGAGTCGATCGGTTCTCACTACGACGGTGACGTCCGGTTCGCCGACGACCTGACGACGGTAACGATCGATTGA
- a CDS encoding efflux RND transporter permease subunit, with product MSLPERIAAVVTGYSKTVLVVLLLVTALLGAGAGLVDDDTSLDQFESESPEAQAAEDIEERFAAEDGEDTTTVQLIYRGDVTDDNVLSQEALVSSLEFQQDLRDDASVNATLVEDDPITGVENIVAMTAITQQEVAELEERGEELEERGEDLEERGEELEERGEELERAGQELAEREAELEARSETLGAGIDEVRELQREYEELAAVTDEDDPEYQQAVAELEAETDAVLEETVEMADLDDEQAAEYGELAQQAQAIETGLFEIEQTAPDPTAVPEYEGLQEDLEDLYLGATMGVLETEYEGLEEDGEQLEAEQEALEEDGEQLEDEQEELEEASAELEAEFEQLEEEDDDDDGPPLDEQIETLADLDDEEFEDALEATLEPDDAEEAPGLAFMPAEYEPGELEADARMTALTQELGDAELEAGEADEVLEAQLDVRSLAGDHDHEYVVFGIGIITDEIDRSMTDSLAIVGPLALAFVIAALLIAYRDPLDILLGVVGIVLVLVWTFGFMGWVDIAFNQMMVAVPVLLIGLSIDYAIHVFMRHREQREVLRTSERIARDAGRPSDHASGPEVREQTGSETTRERREALRVSDRSPEEPDDSVETVRGSMTIALAGVGVALVWVTATTAIGFLANLVSPIAPIQEFAIVSAVGIVSALLVFGALVPAAKVELDSLLERFGLDRHKRAFGTGGGRFSDVLSVGSVAARRIPLVLIIAVLLLTAGGVYGATQVDTSFDEEDFLAESPPEWTQQLGPLAPGDYQAAADLEYVNENFQREDMQAQLLVEGAVATPEALERLDAAQEEASESPVVFTGADDEADVDGPLALMAETAAQNESFNESFIAADTTGDGVPDEDIDDLYDELFEIDATAASQVLDRTGDGEYQAARMGVAIDGDAAASDVTSEMRAIAAGIDDEGVGDDREVDDEGVGVIPDDGLQAIATGDPLVNYVVEQDLFETVIQSLLVTLVAVFVFLSLAYRLTGNSATLGAVTLLPVAFAVSWILGTMYLLGMPFNVLTGMITSLTIGLGVAYSIHVSARYTLELDRTGNVWDAMRTTVTGTGGALLGSAATTVGGFGTLAFAILPALRQFGIITGLTITYAFLASVVVLPTLLVLWTRYFGPDVSFDLEPSAHSTPAASDGGRPESAAGSDSDHDPGTDPGSDGTAADRSDAGTTGPDDSGDDVEGDRTDG from the coding sequence ATGTCGCTTCCGGAACGCATCGCCGCCGTCGTCACCGGCTATTCCAAGACCGTTCTCGTCGTCTTGCTGCTCGTGACTGCGTTGCTCGGGGCCGGTGCGGGACTGGTCGACGACGACACGTCCCTCGACCAGTTCGAGAGCGAATCTCCCGAGGCGCAGGCAGCCGAGGACATCGAAGAGCGCTTCGCAGCCGAGGACGGCGAGGATACGACGACCGTCCAGTTGATCTACCGGGGCGACGTGACCGACGACAACGTCCTCTCACAGGAGGCGCTGGTCAGTTCCCTCGAGTTCCAGCAGGACCTCCGCGACGATGCCTCGGTGAACGCGACCCTCGTCGAGGACGACCCGATCACGGGCGTCGAGAACATCGTGGCGATGACGGCGATCACCCAGCAGGAGGTCGCCGAACTCGAGGAGCGCGGGGAGGAACTCGAAGAACGTGGCGAAGACCTCGAGGAGCGCGGTGAAGAACTCGAAGAACGCGGCGAGGAACTCGAACGGGCGGGCCAGGAACTGGCCGAGCGCGAGGCCGAACTCGAGGCCCGCAGTGAGACGCTCGGGGCCGGCATCGACGAGGTCCGGGAACTCCAGCGCGAGTACGAGGAACTCGCGGCCGTGACCGACGAGGACGACCCCGAGTACCAGCAGGCAGTAGCCGAACTCGAGGCCGAAACCGACGCTGTACTCGAGGAGACCGTCGAGATGGCGGACCTCGACGACGAACAGGCCGCCGAGTACGGCGAACTGGCCCAGCAGGCCCAGGCGATCGAGACGGGGCTGTTCGAGATCGAGCAGACGGCACCCGATCCGACTGCAGTCCCCGAATACGAGGGCCTCCAGGAGGACCTCGAGGACCTGTACCTCGGCGCGACGATGGGCGTCCTCGAAACGGAGTACGAAGGGCTCGAGGAAGATGGTGAGCAACTCGAGGCCGAACAGGAGGCCCTCGAGGAAGACGGTGAGCAGCTCGAAGACGAACAGGAAGAACTCGAAGAGGCGAGTGCGGAACTCGAGGCGGAGTTCGAGCAACTGGAGGAGGAAGACGACGATGACGACGGTCCGCCGCTCGACGAACAGATCGAGACGCTCGCCGACCTCGACGACGAGGAGTTCGAAGACGCTCTCGAGGCGACGCTCGAGCCAGACGACGCCGAGGAGGCTCCCGGACTCGCGTTCATGCCCGCCGAGTACGAGCCGGGTGAACTCGAGGCCGACGCCCGGATGACCGCGCTCACACAGGAACTCGGCGACGCCGAACTCGAGGCCGGCGAGGCCGACGAGGTGCTCGAGGCGCAACTCGACGTGCGGTCACTGGCGGGAGATCACGATCACGAGTACGTGGTCTTCGGAATCGGGATCATCACCGACGAGATCGATCGATCGATGACTGACAGCCTGGCGATCGTCGGGCCACTGGCGCTCGCGTTCGTGATCGCGGCGCTGTTGATCGCCTACCGCGATCCGCTCGACATCTTGCTCGGCGTGGTCGGCATCGTCCTCGTGCTCGTGTGGACCTTCGGGTTCATGGGCTGGGTGGATATCGCGTTCAACCAGATGATGGTCGCGGTCCCGGTCCTGTTGATCGGGCTCTCGATCGACTACGCGATACACGTGTTTATGCGGCATCGAGAGCAACGCGAGGTGCTACGCACCTCGGAACGAATAGCGAGGGATGCAGGGCGTCCCTCGGACCATGCGAGCGGACCGGAGGTCCGCGAGCAGACGGGGAGTGAAACGACCCGTGAACGACGCGAAGCGCTACGCGTTTCGGACCGCTCGCCCGAGGAACCGGACGATAGCGTCGAGACCGTCCGCGGCTCCATGACGATCGCACTGGCCGGCGTCGGCGTCGCGCTCGTCTGGGTGACCGCGACCACGGCCATCGGCTTCCTCGCGAACCTCGTCAGCCCGATCGCACCGATCCAGGAGTTCGCGATCGTCAGCGCCGTCGGCATCGTCTCCGCGCTGCTCGTCTTCGGCGCGCTCGTGCCCGCCGCGAAGGTCGAACTCGACTCGCTGCTCGAGCGGTTCGGCCTCGACCGGCACAAGCGAGCGTTCGGGACCGGTGGCGGGCGCTTCAGCGACGTCCTCAGCGTCGGTTCGGTCGCCGCACGACGGATTCCACTGGTCCTCATCATCGCCGTTCTCCTGCTCACCGCCGGCGGCGTCTACGGGGCGACCCAGGTCGACACCAGCTTCGACGAGGAGGACTTCCTCGCCGAGTCCCCGCCCGAGTGGACCCAGCAACTCGGTCCGCTCGCACCCGGCGACTACCAGGCCGCCGCCGACCTCGAGTACGTCAACGAGAACTTCCAGCGCGAGGACATGCAGGCCCAGCTACTCGTCGAGGGGGCGGTTGCCACCCCGGAGGCGCTCGAGCGTCTCGACGCCGCTCAGGAGGAAGCGAGCGAGAGTCCCGTCGTCTTCACGGGTGCAGATGACGAGGCGGACGTCGACGGCCCGCTGGCGCTGATGGCGGAGACGGCAGCCCAGAACGAGTCGTTCAACGAGTCGTTTATCGCGGCCGACACGACCGGCGATGGGGTTCCCGACGAGGATATCGACGACCTCTACGACGAACTGTTCGAGATCGACGCGACGGCAGCGAGCCAGGTGCTCGATCGGACCGGTGACGGCGAGTATCAGGCGGCCAGGATGGGGGTCGCTATCGACGGCGACGCCGCTGCCAGCGACGTCACCTCTGAGATGCGGGCTATCGCGGCGGGTATCGACGACGAGGGCGTCGGCGACGACCGCGAGGTGGACGACGAGGGCGTCGGCGTGATCCCCGACGACGGCTTGCAGGCCATCGCGACCGGTGACCCGCTCGTGAACTACGTCGTCGAGCAGGACCTCTTCGAGACGGTCATCCAGAGTCTGCTCGTGACGCTCGTGGCCGTCTTCGTCTTCCTCTCGCTCGCCTACAGGCTGACCGGCAACAGCGCGACGCTCGGGGCCGTCACGTTGCTGCCCGTCGCGTTCGCCGTCAGCTGGATCCTCGGGACGATGTACCTCCTCGGGATGCCGTTCAACGTGCTGACGGGGATGATCACCAGCCTCACTATCGGCCTCGGGGTCGCCTACAGCATCCACGTCAGCGCCCGGTACACGCTCGAACTCGATCGCACGGGCAACGTCTGGGACGCGATGCGCACGACCGTGACGGGAACTGGCGGGGCGTTGCTCGGCAGCGCGGCGACGACCGTCGGCGGCTTCGGCACGCTGGCGTTCGCCATCCTGCCGGCGCTCCGGCAGTTCGGGATCATCACCGGCCTGACGATCACCTACGCGTTCCTCGCGAGCGTCGTCGTCCTCCCGACGCTGCTCGTCCTCTGGACGCGGTACTTCGGCCCTGACGTGTCGTTCGACCTCGAGCCGAGTGCGCACTCGACGCCGGCAGCGAGCGACGGTGGCCGACCCGAGTCGGCGGCCGGTTCCGATTCAGACCACGATCCGGGTACTGACCCGGGTTCCGATGGCACCGCAGCCGACCGATCCGACGCGGGGACGACCGGACCGGACGACTCAGGCGACGACGTCGAGGGCGACCGAACGGACGGCTGA
- a CDS encoding transcription initiation factor IIB, translating into MTQSIIDQTTTESQERDVERCPDCETDTIVHDPDRGERVCAECGLVLTEDPIDYGPEWRAFNAQEHDELSRVGAPLTQSMHDRGLTTTIDWRNRDANGHSMSADKHGQLHRLRVWQERIRTKNAGERNLKYALSEIDRMVSALGVPKPVKETASVIYRRALEQDLIRGRSIEGVATSALYTACRKEDIPRSLEEVTAVSRVDQREIGRTYRYIAHELDINLEPTNPRQFVPRFCSELEVDKDVETTAMEIIDRTTDQGLHSGKSPTGFAAAAIYAAGLLCEETIPQRAVAETAQTTVVTVRNRYREQLEAIDRAEAA; encoded by the coding sequence ATGACGCAGTCCATCATCGACCAGACGACGACGGAGTCCCAAGAACGGGACGTCGAACGCTGTCCCGACTGCGAGACCGACACGATCGTCCACGACCCAGATCGTGGCGAGCGCGTCTGTGCGGAGTGTGGACTCGTCCTGACCGAGGATCCCATCGACTACGGCCCCGAGTGGCGAGCGTTCAACGCCCAAGAACACGACGAACTCTCTCGCGTCGGTGCGCCGCTGACGCAGTCGATGCACGACCGCGGCCTGACGACCACTATCGACTGGCGCAATCGGGACGCAAACGGCCACTCCATGTCGGCCGACAAACACGGCCAGCTCCACCGGCTTCGCGTCTGGCAGGAACGCATCCGGACCAAAAACGCCGGCGAACGCAACCTCAAGTACGCCCTCTCGGAGATCGATCGTATGGTCAGCGCCCTCGGCGTCCCAAAACCCGTCAAAGAGACCGCCAGCGTGATCTACCGACGTGCCCTCGAGCAGGACCTCATCCGGGGTCGCTCGATCGAAGGCGTCGCCACGAGTGCGCTCTACACCGCCTGCCGAAAGGAAGACATCCCGCGCAGTCTCGAGGAAGTGACCGCCGTCTCGCGGGTCGATCAACGCGAGATCGGCCGCACGTACCGCTACATCGCACACGAACTGGACATCAACCTCGAGCCGACGAACCCACGCCAGTTCGTCCCACGCTTTTGCTCCGAACTCGAGGTCGACAAGGACGTCGAGACGACGGCGATGGAGATCATCGACCGGACGACAGACCAGGGGCTCCACTCCGGCAAGTCGCCGACCGGGTTCGCCGCGGCGGCCATCTACGCGGCCGGCCTGCTCTGTGAGGAGACGATACCACAGCGTGCGGTCGCCGAAACCGCACAGACGACGGTCGTCACCGTCAGGAACCGCTACCGAGAACAGCTCGAGGCGATCGATCGGGCGGAAGCGGCCTGA
- a CDS encoding DUF7344 domain-containing protein, with protein MSSIDTSLPDELTSSVSDSDEDDGLSKDVIFELLKNRRRREVLSYLLEADETVTLGELAEQIAAWENDTDVNALSSDQRKRVYVALYQTHLPKMDDAGIVEYDQDRGLISLADNADLLMMYLDTDTHKQDRWDRWYAALSVAGLLVVGGALVGVPPLTILPTLGVAGGVVVAFLVLSIVHVVANRQRERSVDGKLSRIE; from the coding sequence ATGTCGTCGATCGATACGTCGCTTCCGGACGAACTCACCTCGTCGGTCTCGGATTCCGACGAGGACGATGGTCTCTCGAAAGACGTCATTTTCGAACTCCTGAAGAACCGCCGCCGACGTGAGGTCCTCTCGTACCTGCTCGAGGCCGACGAGACCGTCACGCTCGGTGAACTGGCCGAACAGATCGCGGCGTGGGAAAACGACACCGACGTCAACGCACTCAGCTCCGATCAACGGAAACGCGTCTACGTCGCCCTCTACCAGACCCACCTCCCGAAGATGGACGACGCGGGTATCGTCGAGTACGATCAGGACCGCGGCCTGATCTCCCTCGCCGACAACGCCGACCTCCTGATGATGTATCTCGATACGGACACCCACAAACAGGATCGGTGGGACCGGTGGTACGCCGCACTCAGCGTCGCCGGCCTCCTCGTCGTCGGCGGCGCGCTGGTCGGCGTTCCACCGCTTACGATTCTTCCAACGCTCGGCGTCGCCGGTGGCGTCGTCGTCGCGTTCCTCGTTCTCTCGATCGTCCACGTCGTCGCGAACCGACAGCGTGAACGGTCCGTCGACGGGAAACTCTCCCGAATCGAATAA